One region of Tachysurus fulvidraco isolate hzauxx_2018 chromosome 9, HZAU_PFXX_2.0, whole genome shotgun sequence genomic DNA includes:
- the LOC113643356 gene encoding caspase-7-like isoform X1 — protein MQSTSVLNAEPSKKNMDSSSEHRYRMNHQRVGKCAIINNKNFNDDTGMKVRHGTDEDAGELSKSFKNLGFEVCIYNDQSREQMMQILKNVSEEDHTDSSCFACILLSHGEEGIIYGTDGAMPIKDITFLFRGDMCRSLVGKPKLFFIQACRGSEFDDGVQTDSGTPHDVLEIDVSPRHKIPVEADFLLAYSTVPGYYSWRIPGRGSWFIQALCTVLNESGKQLEIMQILSCVNYMVANDFESWSKDSRFSEKKQIPYVVFTLTKELYFN, from the exons ATGCAGAGTACCTCAGTGCTAAATGCTGAACCCAG CAAGAAGAACATGGATTCATCCTCTGAGCACCGCTACCGCATGAACCACCAGCGAGTAGGAAAATGTGCCATCATCAACAATAAGAACTTTAATGATGATACAG GGATGAAAGTACGTCATGGCACAGATGAAGATGCAGGAGAACTGTCCAAATCCTTTAAAAACCTTGGCTTTGAAGTTTGCATCTACAACGACCAGTCCCGTGAACAAATGATGCAGATACTGAAAAATG tgtcggAAGAGGATCACACCGACAGTTCCTGCTTTGCGTGCATTTTGCTAAGCCATGGAGAAGAGGGCATAATATATGGAACGGACGGGGCCATGCCCATCAAAGACATTACCTTCCTCTTCAGAGGAGACATGTGCAGGAGTCTTGTGGGCAAACCCAAGCTTTTCTTCATCCAG GCCTGTCGAGGTTCAGAGTTCGATGATGGTGTACAGACTGACTCAGGAACACCTCATGATGTTCTAGAAATAGATGTGAGCCCCAGACACAAAATCCCAGTGGAGGCAGACTTCTTGTTGGCATACTCCACTGTTCCAG GTTACTATTCATGGAGGATCCCGGGCCGGGGCTCTTGGTTCATCCAAGCTCTTTGTACCGTCCTCAATGAGTCTGGCAAGCAACTGGAAATCATGCAGATCCTCTCATGTGTCAACTACATGGTGGCAAATGACTTCGAGTCCTGGTCTAAAGATTCACGCTTCAGTGAGAAGAAGCAGATTCCCTATGTTGTCTTTACACTGACCAAAGAGCTTTATTTTAACTGA
- the LOC113643356 gene encoding caspase-7-like isoform X2: MNHQRVGKCAIINNKNFNDDTGMKVRHGTDEDAGELSKSFKNLGFEVCIYNDQSREQMMQILKNVSEEDHTDSSCFACILLSHGEEGIIYGTDGAMPIKDITFLFRGDMCRSLVGKPKLFFIQACRGSEFDDGVQTDSGTPHDVLEIDVSPRHKIPVEADFLLAYSTVPGYYSWRIPGRGSWFIQALCTVLNESGKQLEIMQILSCVNYMVANDFESWSKDSRFSEKKQIPYVVFTLTKELYFN; the protein is encoded by the exons ATGAACCACCAGCGAGTAGGAAAATGTGCCATCATCAACAATAAGAACTTTAATGATGATACAG GGATGAAAGTACGTCATGGCACAGATGAAGATGCAGGAGAACTGTCCAAATCCTTTAAAAACCTTGGCTTTGAAGTTTGCATCTACAACGACCAGTCCCGTGAACAAATGATGCAGATACTGAAAAATG tgtcggAAGAGGATCACACCGACAGTTCCTGCTTTGCGTGCATTTTGCTAAGCCATGGAGAAGAGGGCATAATATATGGAACGGACGGGGCCATGCCCATCAAAGACATTACCTTCCTCTTCAGAGGAGACATGTGCAGGAGTCTTGTGGGCAAACCCAAGCTTTTCTTCATCCAG GCCTGTCGAGGTTCAGAGTTCGATGATGGTGTACAGACTGACTCAGGAACACCTCATGATGTTCTAGAAATAGATGTGAGCCCCAGACACAAAATCCCAGTGGAGGCAGACTTCTTGTTGGCATACTCCACTGTTCCAG GTTACTATTCATGGAGGATCCCGGGCCGGGGCTCTTGGTTCATCCAAGCTCTTTGTACCGTCCTCAATGAGTCTGGCAAGCAACTGGAAATCATGCAGATCCTCTCATGTGTCAACTACATGGTGGCAAATGACTTCGAGTCCTGGTCTAAAGATTCACGCTTCAGTGAGAAGAAGCAGATTCCCTATGTTGTCTTTACACTGACCAAAGAGCTTTATTTTAACTGA